Part of the Vicinamibacterales bacterium genome is shown below.
TCATCGACCAGGCCGAGCCCGTCGGCCATGCGGTCCGCGCCATGTACATGTATGCCGGGATGGCCGACGTCGCGGCGATCGAGAACGACGCGAAGATCCGCACCGCCGGCGATCGCATCTGGGACAACCTCGTGCAATCGAAGCTGTACCTCACCGGCGGGATCGGCGCCGCCGGCGGCCACGAAGGCTTCGGCGATCCGTACGACCTGCCGAACATGACCGCCTACAACGAGACGTGCGCGTCGGTCGGCATGGATTACTGGAACCACCGCCAGTTCCTGCTGCACGGCGACGCCAAGTACATCGACATCATGGAGCGGACGCTCTACAACGGGCTGATCTCCGGCGTCTCGCTCGAGGGGGACACGTTCTTCTATCCCAACCCGCTCGAGTCGAACGGCCAGCACGCGCGGCAGGAATGGTTCGGCGTGGCGTGCTGCCCGGGCAACATCACGCGCTTCATGGCCTCGGTGCCGGGCTACATCTACGCCAGGCAGGCCGACGCCCTGTTCGTGAACCTGTTCGCCGGCGGCAGCGCCGACGTCGATCTCGCGGGCGGCACGGTGAAGGTCACGCAGCAGACCCGCTATCCCTGGGATGGCGACGTGACGATCGGCCTGGCCACCGACGCGCCGCGCAAGTTCACCGTCAACGTCCGCATCCCGGGCTGGGCCCGGGAACAGCCCGTGCCCAGCGATCTCTATCGCTTCCTCGACAAGGCGGCGACGGCCCCGACGCTCCGCGTCAACGGCCGGACGACGCCGCTGACCGTCACCTCCGCAGGTTATGCCGCCGTCACGCGGACCTGGACCACCGGCGACACGATCGACCTCCACCTGCCGATGCCGGTCCGCCGCGTGGTCGCGCACGACAAGGTGGAAGCGGATCGCGGCCGCGTCGCCCTCCAGCGCGGCCCGATCGTCTACGCTGCCGAGTGGCCGGACAACCCGAACGGCAAGGTGCGCAACATCGTGCTGCCGGACGCGAGCGCCATGACCTCGGAGTTCCGCAGCGACCTGCTGAACGGCGTCGCGATCGTGAAGGGACGCGCGGTCGGGCTCGCCCTCGACGCCAGGGGGGCGCTGCTGAAGACGGAACAGCCGTTCGTCGCCATCCCGTATGCGACGTGGGCCAACCGCGGCCGCGGGCAGATGGCGGTGTGGCTCGCCCGCACGGACGCGGCCGCGCGGCCGACACCGTATCCGACGGTGGCGACGACGTCGACGCTGACGCACTCGGCCAGCCGCAAGAACATCCGCAACATCATCGACGGCGAGGATCCGCGCGCCTCGAACGACTCGACGTCGTACTTCGACTGGTGGCCGCGGAACGGCTGCTCCGAGACACGGACTGCGAACTGCAGCGGCGCCGACGGGGAATGGATCGAGATGGCGTTCGCGAAGCCGTCGACGGTGTCGGAAGTGCAGGTCTACTGGTTCGACGACACCGGCCGCGGCGGCGTGCGCGTGCCGAGATCGTGGCGGCTCCTCTACAAGGATGGCGCGGTCTGGAAACCGGTCGCCGC
Proteins encoded:
- a CDS encoding glycoside hydrolase family 127 protein, giving the protein MLRFLVTAATIALVTFSATAQKRAGDYPVQPVPFTAVRLNDVFWAPRIETNRKVTIPAAFQKCEESGRMNNFERAAQALRGEPHDMKAPPYPFDDSDLYKVIEGAAYVLNVQPDPQLDAYVDKLIAKIAAAQEPDGYIYTTRTIDPKNPHRWAGAARWVNERNDSHELYNLGHLFEAAAAHYQATGKKTLLDVATRAADLLVNTFGPGKRTTWPGHQITEMALVKLYRVTGKEEYLSLARFLLDERGPGNLPAGETVNPRGLDYNQAQLKIIDQAEPVGHAVRAMYMYAGMADVAAIENDAKIRTAGDRIWDNLVQSKLYLTGGIGAAGGHEGFGDPYDLPNMTAYNETCASVGMDYWNHRQFLLHGDAKYIDIMERTLYNGLISGVSLEGDTFFYPNPLESNGQHARQEWFGVACCPGNITRFMASVPGYIYARQADALFVNLFAGGSADVDLAGGTVKVTQQTRYPWDGDVTIGLATDAPRKFTVNVRIPGWAREQPVPSDLYRFLDKAATAPTLRVNGRTTPLTVTSAGYAAVTRTWTTGDTIDLHLPMPVRRVVAHDKVEADRGRVALQRGPIVYAAEWPDNPNGKVRNIVLPDASAMTSEFRSDLLNGVAIVKGRAVGLALDARGALLKTEQPFVAIPYATWANRGRGQMAVWLARTDAAARPTPYPTVATTSTLTHSASRKNIRNIIDGEDPRASNDSTSYFDWWPRNGCSETRTANCSGADGEWIEMAFAKPSTVSEVQVYWFDDTGRGGVRVPRSWRLLYKDGAVWKPVAAHGAYGTAKDAYNTVRFTPVTTAALRIELVMQPNVSAGVQEWKVK